The following is a genomic window from Labeo rohita strain BAU-BD-2019 chromosome 15, IGBB_LRoh.1.0, whole genome shotgun sequence.
CATACCTGCTTTATACAAGTACTGAGGCAGTTGAGTGGTTTTTCCGCTGCCAGTTTCACCCGTTACGATCAAGAAGGTGTTTTCCTTCACTGCCTGTAcgagtttgtgtttgtgttgataAATAGGCAGCTTTTTTGATACATTCTTCTCCGTTTCTCTGCTCTTCTCTGATTTTGACATGTCTGTGTCCGTTCAAGCGCCGCTTATCACTTTCTAACGTTGCTCAAACGTACATTTAACCTCTTACGATTTCTAAACGCTCAGGAGAATATTAATAAGTCATCTGCGGCAGAATACCTTATTTCACATTGCTTACAAGTTGTTAGTCGGTTCACATTAACGTTTGAACTCTTCTTACTCACACGACGCGAAGACACACTAGCGCCACCTGCAGCACTGGATGACATATCGCCGCTGTGTTCACTGCAGGTTTCCAATGGTGTCCACACTAGCAGCTGGTATCAAAATGTGTATGAATTGCCATAATTCCGGTTGGAGTGCATCATATTAggtatgtttaaaataaatacaataaagtataaaataaatgttcaaaatacaGCACTTCGTAACCAAATAGTTCTGTACTTCCTATCAACAAATGCTTATTACCAGATGTTCGTTTGGTTTAAAACAGAGATTTTTATGactaattgtgaccctggaccacaaaaccagtcataagggtcaatttttatatcatctgaaagctgaatacataAGATTTTCACTAATGTATGGACAATATTTGAGCGAGATATTAACTATTTGaagatctggaatctgagggtgcaaaataaatcacacattaatgcacattactaattaaaaattaagttttaatacatttacagtaggaattttacaaaatatcttcatggaacatgatctttgctcaatatcctaatgatttttggcaaaaatctatcattttaacccatacaatgtatttttggctactgacCTCCAGATCAAAATATCCAACAATGTATTTGCTAATTTCTGAAAACTACAAATAGACATTTCACAACATTTTCAGAATAAGGTCAACTTGTGACAAACTGAAAGTTCTTACTAGTATGTTTGCTaacaaactaatattaaaatgcatcaaCTGCTGTTTGTAAGAAAGGCAGAAGGACAATAATAATTCTgaagaatttttgtttttatttaatgatttgtgTATGTCACTTaacaaacagattttttaatgaaattaaatttccCATCAATCATTGTTAAACATTTATTgagatatttaattatttataatgaacAATTATGTAATGCAAATTGAATCGTGTATTCTTGTTTCTGTGGAACTTGATTCTGTCGTCACAAACTGACTTCTGATCACTTCAGTCTCCGTATATTGGATTTTTAATCTGATAAGCTgctgaagaaaagaaagacaaaataaaattatgtatttttggcaataaaaaaaaactgaaaaaatgccATGTAATAAGCTTTCGttcatttacaaaataactgACATTCAATTCAGAACAATTGAAAGTGattacgtttttgttttttccgtCTTTGGCCAGTATTTGCTGGAATGGTGAGCTCCTCCTGGTtgactgaaatatttcaaacagATGTTTGAGTTATTTAATTCATAGCACATAAAGTTCGTCTGTTTTTCCAAGCACAAATATGATCTTACCATAGTATGGTATTACATCTGAATGATGACTTGTTGATGGCTTGGGAACGGCTCTAAAGGCtgattttttcaaaattagatTTGCATCATTTATCTTgtaaagtaatataataaatcaaaaaccaAAAATGATGATTCACCTCTCTGAGGATTTTGTCCCTGCTGCACAGCCGAACTTTGATTTGGAGCACGTATGTCATTTTctagacataaaaaaacatttattattttatttaaaattatagtaaaaaaaaaaaaaaaaacctgaagtCCATTGTTCACACAgtgaaaatagttaaaatacataattcatACCATAAATAGTTGTAGGGCCCCTCCTCACACCTTCAGGAATAAGATCagacaaacaaaatgtttattcagaGGTAATCTAATCAATAATACCATATCATAACATCATATTCTTTGAACATAAAAAGTTTGGTCTGctgaaattccaaaatgtaatGCATAGTGCATATGAAACCAGGAACAACTTTTGTAACTGTGATGGAGAGACTTTAAGCTGTCTTccatcactgtttttactgtttctggttcattgttataatatttacatagaGTTTGCCTTTATGGATTTCCTGTCGGCGTGGCAATAAGAAGTGCAAACTTGAGGGGAAGCGCTCATTTTAGCtaatttatgcaaatgtttgtgcaaATACGTTTTGATTTTCATCCTTTTAATGATggtattaattatattcatttactTAATTCTTCtcatatataaatcatattgtGAGGCAagagtttattttataaaaatatggtATGTTCCAATTTGTAAGATCAGGAAAATGTATCTAAGATAGTAGCAAGGGGGAGATGAACAGAAAAAGTTCTCGTCAATGAGGTTACTGCGATGCTGTGTAAGCAAAATAAACTCCAGCCTCAGTGTTGTagaggtaacactttacaataagtttcgttagttaactactttagttgacatgaactaagaatgaacaatgctTCCGCATTTGTCAGTGTTAGGTCatgtttatttcaacatttactaacgcattattgaaatcaaaagttgtgcttgttaacattagttaatacactgtgaactaacatgaactaacaaagaaagactgtattttcattaacattaacaaaggttAATAAATACTGTGATGTACTGTTCATTGCTCTTTCGTGTTAGTTATAcaataactaacattaactaatggaaccttattgtaaaatgttacccaGTTTGAAGTACTTGGCCGTTCtagtttcaaaaaattgttttgtctttgttttaaacttttaaacatatttatttgtgtatttagcATGCAGTATTTGCGTATTTGGTTTTACTTTCAGAACACATTTTCTAACGTTTTTGCTGTCGAATGTTCCAAGTAGCCTTGGTTGAATATTTAGAATGTAGTGCATTGATTTTTACATGTACCTTCTGTGTTTATCGAGACCACAAACTGGTAAGTAAAGCATTTAAGACATGTTTCTTACCCCTCttctttctgtttctatttTCGCTGCTTTCTGCATTCTGTCTTTCCTCGTGGGAGTTGGTACCTGAAATTCAAATGATTTTCATAGAGGGCAAGAAATTCCACAGAATGTGACTCGGTGCTGAACATGAAGCACTTATTAGGTAtgttggtcacactttattttaaggtccagttctcgctatttacaaaccattaactaagtatttgcctcaataaacttctaatttgctgcttattaatagttagtaaggtagttgttatgttactgggtaggattagggatgaaGAATATGGTCttgcagaataggtgctttataagtaataaacagccaatgtgTTAATACTagacatgctaataagtaactagttaatattgaaaattgttccctatactaaagtgttaatGATATGTTACACTGCTCACCTTCACTCTGTACTCCATTAACTGGATCTGATTTAGATGACGTATTTACACACTTTCCTGTCCAAGAAAAGAgagcatttttacatttctgttcaTTCTGTATCATTTATTTGagtaaatacattattatttttattttatataatacatataaaaaacacCATTTAAATTAGACTGTTTAAATAATGATCAATGCTCACCATAGAATTTTGATAACAGGCTGAATGCAATAAAAAGTAGAATAAACAATCCAGCTCCAGCCGCAAAGTAAAACCAGGGGTTTGATTCATTGGTTtcttctaaacaaaaaaaaaacgtctatAGATAAATGTTATTGTAGActaattgtataataatttcTGTATATGCtcttaaatactaaatataaaaaataatccaaAGTTATTGCTTGGCATGTTGTCACACTACAAATGTTAAGTTATTAAACTggaaaatgcttttaaactgcctatttcagcaaaatttttaaacacaaaaagtcATGAATCTGTGAGAATGTAAACGATAACAAAATACTTAAACCactgttatgtaaaatatattgtttacatgCACATTAACATTTGCCTGAAAGTATGTTAGTGCAGTTATATATAGTACTAGTGACAATAAGACCTCTGAACTTACTCTGAACATCCAGACGTTCATTGGCGTTCACCCTCCAGCATTTACTCTTCAGCTCACATTTGTATGTGCCAACATCTGAAAACTGCAGTGCATGGATGAGGATAGAGAAGTTTCCATGTTTAGATAAAAGGGGAAAAACATTCACTCGTCCTTCTTTAGGACTGTCAAAGAAGATTTTGCCATTTATCGCAATCGTTACAAGAGTATAATGCTGGCCACTATAATAGTGGCTCCATTTCACCATTTCTGTTTCATTGTAATGGCTAATATTAAAGTAACATGGGAGAAAGACTTCAGATTTCAGAGAGGCGTTGACGGTAACTTCTCTACATCCTGTAATCAAGTGGTCCACAGCTAAAATTGAGGGGCATAAGATATAAATAAGTCAGTATGATATCACAAACACacttgttaaaatatttaagattcTTTTGCTACTAAACATTACATATGTAATGTTAAAGAAATCTGTGTTTGGTCAGCTTTAAGCACAACTAtgtaataaataagtaaataactcaatatcaataatttttttccccagcaCTACATGAACTACAttatagctaaaaaaaaaatactggtaTTTTGAACCTACCGTTTAAAGACATCAAAGCACCAAAAAATATCCAAAGACGTGAAATGTACATGATGCATGACATCCAAGGTGTCAAAGTTGCAAGACCAAGACAGAGAATGTGTAGGATGATGTCCTTCACATGATATTtcctgtaaacacacacacaaagcctCTTACATGTGGCACTCCGGGGGTGCGATTTTTATAAGCTACCCATCATTTACCCGTGACCGAAATATGATTTTCTACTGCCAGATTAGTGATGCAGCTCTGACCAAACAGCGAAAAAGTGCTTTGTGATGCATTTGATGACATTAAAGGCTGAGAGAAgatagatttttgtttgcattagtGTGTTTTGAGGTTGTGGAATCGAACGCTGGGCTACTTAGCCAAGTTCAAACAGCAGGTTTCCATTTTTACCACATCCTGTAGCAAAGTCAAAGTGAGATCGCCTCCGATTGTTATATGCGTGAGACTGTTATAAAACAAGTTATTCTTTCTTATCTCACATACAAAGCA
Proteins encoded in this region:
- the LOC127176993 gene encoding uncharacterized protein LOC127176993 isoform X1 → MWKYHVKDIILHILCLGLATLTPWMSCIMYISRLWIFFGALMSLNAVDHLITGCREVTVNASLKSEVFLPCYFNISHYNETEMVKWSHYYSGQHYTLVTIAINGKIFFDSPKEGRVNVFPLLSKHGNFSILIHALQFSDVGTYKCELKSKCWRVNANERLDVQKETNESNPWFYFAAGAGLFILLFIAFSLLSKFYGKCVNTSSKSDPVNGVQSEGTNSHEERQNAESSENRNRKKRGVRRGPTTIYENDIRAPNQSSAVQQGQNPQRAFRAVPKPSTSHHSDVIPYYVNQEELTIPANTGQRRKKQKPAYQIKNPIYGD
- the LOC127176993 gene encoding uncharacterized protein LOC127176993 isoform X2, with protein sequence MWKYHVKDIILHILCLGLATLTPWMSCIMYISRLWIFFGALMSLNAVDHLITGCREVTVNASLKSEVFLPCYFNISHYNETEMVKWSHYYSGQHYTLVTIAINGKIFFDSPKEGRVNVFPLLSKHGNFSILIHALQFSDVGTYKCELKSKCWRVNANERLDVQKETNESNPWFYFAAGAGLFILLFIAFSLLSKFYGKCVNTSSKSDPVNGVQSEGTNSHEERQNAESSENRNRKKRGVRRGPTTIYENDIRAPNQSSAVQQGQNPQRAFRAVPKPSTSHHSDVIPYYVNQEELTIPANTGQRRKKQKPYQIKNPIYGD